From Actinosynnema mirum DSM 43827, a single genomic window includes:
- the secA2 gene encoding accessory Sec system translocase SecA2 — protein MTTLLGRFKQRLRRFAQKPGSADLSPYRALLDEVNARAEAIGKLSDTELTEAATALREKAPFKRADLVEVVALGREAADRALGLRPFDVQVLGALGLLDKHVVEMATGEGKTLSGAIAAAGFALQGKQAHVVSVNDYLAQRDAEWMGPLYALLGVSAGWLSQSSKPEERRAAYQAEVTYASVSEIGFDVLRDRLATSVADRIVPEPSVALVDEADSVFVDEARVPLVLAGSTAGPAADPALAELVKRLRRDLHFEVDDEERNVYLTGAGSEAVERALGGIDLYSDEHVSTTLSKVNVALHAQVLLHRDVDYIVRDGKVHLINDTKGRIAKLQRWPDGLQAAVEAKEAVATTDSGEVLDSITVQALLNRYPLVCGMTGTAVAVAEQLRTFYALEVLVIPSNVDCVREDEESRVYATLEQKEAAIVAAIAEAHGNGRPILVGTLDVAESERLSRKLAEAGLECVVLNAKNDAEEASIIADAGSFERITVSTQMAGRGTDIRLGGHESTDRERIAELGGLYVIGTGRHSSSRLDDQLRGRAGRQGDPGGSVFFSSLQDELFTQYVPDFADASEVEEDGRVVDRGTLATVEHAQRVAEGVHLEIHRNTWRYSKLIEHQRLLLLKRREELLTGGDAWEELARRKPERAEELAELDEEVRFEAARQIALHHLDQRWTDHLVFLTDLREGIHLRALARQNPLDEFHREAITAFNKVENDAWEESEDTFVKVTIDAEGAHLEAAGVQRPNTTWTYLVHDNPFSSGLEETFKGLVNMVRRK, from the coding sequence GTGACCACACTCCTCGGGCGGTTCAAGCAGCGGCTGCGCCGGTTCGCGCAGAAGCCGGGTTCTGCTGACCTCTCGCCCTACCGCGCCCTGCTCGACGAGGTCAACGCGCGGGCGGAGGCGATCGGGAAGCTCAGCGACACCGAGCTGACCGAGGCCGCCACCGCCCTGCGGGAGAAGGCCCCGTTCAAGCGGGCCGACCTGGTGGAGGTCGTCGCGCTGGGCCGCGAGGCCGCCGACCGCGCGCTGGGCCTGCGCCCGTTCGACGTGCAGGTGCTCGGCGCGCTGGGCCTGCTGGACAAGCACGTCGTGGAGATGGCCACCGGCGAGGGCAAGACCCTGTCCGGCGCGATCGCCGCCGCGGGCTTCGCGCTGCAGGGCAAGCAGGCGCACGTGGTGTCGGTCAACGACTACCTCGCGCAGCGCGACGCCGAGTGGATGGGCCCGCTGTACGCGCTGCTGGGCGTGTCGGCGGGCTGGCTGAGCCAGAGCTCCAAGCCCGAGGAGCGGCGCGCGGCCTACCAGGCCGAGGTCACCTACGCGTCGGTCAGCGAGATCGGGTTCGACGTGCTGCGCGACCGGCTGGCCACGAGCGTGGCGGACCGGATCGTGCCGGAGCCGAGCGTGGCGCTGGTCGACGAGGCCGACTCGGTGTTCGTGGACGAGGCGCGCGTGCCGCTGGTGCTCGCCGGCTCCACCGCCGGTCCCGCCGCCGACCCGGCGCTGGCCGAGCTGGTCAAGCGGCTGCGGCGCGACCTGCACTTCGAGGTGGACGACGAGGAGCGCAACGTCTACCTGACCGGTGCGGGCAGCGAGGCGGTCGAGCGGGCGCTCGGCGGCATCGACTTGTACTCGGACGAGCACGTGTCGACCACGCTGTCCAAGGTGAACGTGGCGCTGCACGCGCAGGTGCTGCTGCACCGGGACGTGGACTACATCGTCCGCGACGGCAAGGTGCACCTGATCAACGACACCAAGGGCCGCATCGCGAAGCTCCAGCGCTGGCCGGACGGCCTGCAGGCGGCCGTGGAGGCCAAGGAGGCGGTGGCGACCACCGACAGCGGCGAGGTGCTCGACTCGATCACCGTGCAGGCGCTGCTCAACCGCTACCCGCTGGTGTGCGGCATGACCGGCACCGCGGTGGCCGTCGCCGAGCAGCTGCGCACGTTCTACGCGCTGGAAGTGCTGGTCATCCCGTCCAACGTCGACTGCGTGCGCGAGGACGAGGAGTCGCGGGTGTACGCGACGCTGGAGCAGAAGGAGGCGGCGATCGTCGCCGCCATCGCCGAGGCGCACGGGAACGGCCGCCCGATCCTGGTGGGCACGCTCGACGTGGCCGAGTCGGAGCGGCTCTCGCGCAAGCTCGCCGAGGCGGGGCTGGAGTGCGTGGTGCTCAACGCGAAGAACGACGCCGAGGAGGCGTCGATCATCGCGGACGCCGGGTCGTTCGAGCGGATCACCGTGTCGACGCAGATGGCGGGCCGGGGCACGGACATCCGGCTCGGCGGGCACGAGTCGACCGACCGGGAGCGCATCGCCGAGCTGGGCGGGCTGTACGTGATCGGCACCGGGCGGCACTCGTCGTCGCGGCTGGACGACCAGCTGCGCGGGCGCGCCGGGCGGCAGGGCGACCCCGGCGGGTCGGTGTTCTTCTCCTCGCTGCAGGACGAGCTGTTCACCCAGTACGTGCCGGACTTCGCGGACGCCAGCGAGGTCGAGGAGGACGGGCGGGTGGTCGACCGGGGCACGCTGGCCACCGTCGAGCACGCGCAGCGCGTGGCCGAGGGCGTGCACCTGGAGATCCACCGGAACACCTGGCGGTACAGCAAGCTGATCGAGCACCAGCGGCTGCTGCTGCTCAAGCGGCGCGAGGAGCTGCTCACCGGCGGGGACGCCTGGGAGGAGCTGGCGCGGCGCAAGCCGGAGCGGGCCGAGGAGCTGGCGGAGCTGGACGAGGAGGTCCGGTTCGAGGCGGCGCGGCAGATCGCGCTGCACCACCTGGACCAGCGCTGGACCGACCACCTGGTGTTCCTGACCGACCTGCGCGAGGGCATCCACCTGCGGGCGCTGGCCAGGCAGAACCCGCTCGACGAGTTCCACCGCGAGGCGATCACGGCGTTCAACAAGGTGGAGAACGACGCGTGGGAGGAGTCGGAGGACACCTTCGTGAAGGTGACCATCGACGCGGAGGGCGCGCACCTGGAGGCGGCGGGCGTGCAGCGGCCGAACACGACGTGGACGTACCTGGTGCACGACAACCCGTTCTCGTCCGGGCTGGAGGAGACCTTCAAGGGCCTGGTGAACATGGTGCGGCGCAAGTAG
- a CDS encoding DUF4259 domain-containing protein, whose product MGAWGTGVFENDGALDLLAVLRDADPEERSGVLREALEAAADESDYLENPEAQSALAAAAVVAAARGGEVVRNGAEVPEPDTALIALAGRALDRIVAEESEWRELWEEADELEEAFAELAEVRTGLDLD is encoded by the coding sequence ATGGGAGCTTGGGGCACCGGGGTGTTCGAGAACGACGGGGCGCTGGACCTGCTGGCGGTGCTGCGCGACGCCGACCCCGAGGAGCGCAGCGGCGTGCTCCGCGAGGCCCTGGAGGCGGCGGCGGACGAGTCCGACTACCTGGAGAACCCGGAGGCCCAGTCGGCGCTCGCGGCGGCGGCCGTGGTGGCGGCGGCGCGCGGCGGCGAGGTCGTGCGCAACGGGGCCGAGGTGCCGGAGCCGGACACCGCGCTGATCGCGCTGGCCGGGCGGGCGCTGGACCGGATCGTGGCCGAGGAGTCCGAGTGGCGCGAGCTGTGGGAGGAGGCGGACGAGCTGGAGGAGGCGTTCGCCGAGCTCGCCGAGGTGCGGACCGGGCTGGACCTGGACTGA
- a CDS encoding sporulation protein translates to MVFKRMLRAFGVGGPSVDTVLSNPNVRPGDVLTGEVRISGGDHQAEIDRVKLTLVTRVEVERGDEEHVRNVEFAGVVVAEKVVVGAGQQYSLPFQFQIPLETPLTVVHGRHLHGMTMGLRTELDVRGAIDPGDLDPFAVHPLPSQEHVLAAFDALGFTFSKADCEQGRIHGVPQQLPFYQEIEFRPPVQFLNRISQVELSFVADPQQLHVVLEADRRGGLLRAGGDVFGHFSLPHSQVPGTDWAGLVHQWMDQVARRRGIF, encoded by the coding sequence GTGGTGTTCAAGAGGATGTTGCGCGCGTTCGGGGTCGGGGGACCCTCGGTGGACACCGTGCTGAGCAACCCCAACGTCCGCCCCGGCGACGTGCTGACCGGCGAGGTCCGCATCTCCGGCGGCGACCACCAGGCCGAGATCGACCGGGTGAAGCTCACCCTGGTCACCAGGGTCGAGGTGGAGCGCGGCGACGAGGAGCACGTCCGCAACGTCGAGTTCGCGGGCGTCGTCGTCGCCGAGAAGGTCGTGGTCGGCGCCGGTCAGCAGTACTCGCTGCCGTTCCAGTTCCAGATCCCGCTGGAGACGCCGCTGACCGTGGTGCATGGCAGGCACCTGCACGGCATGACGATGGGCCTGCGCACCGAGCTGGACGTGCGCGGCGCGATCGACCCCGGCGACCTGGACCCGTTCGCGGTGCACCCGCTGCCGTCGCAGGAGCACGTGCTGGCCGCGTTCGACGCGCTCGGCTTCACCTTCAGCAAGGCCGACTGCGAGCAGGGCCGCATCCACGGCGTGCCGCAGCAGCTGCCGTTCTACCAGGAGATCGAGTTCCGGCCCCCGGTGCAGTTCCTCAACCGGATCAGCCAGGTCGAGCTGAGCTTCGTCGCCGACCCGCAGCAGCTGCACGTGGTGCTGGAGGCCGACCGCAGGGGCGGGCTGCTGCGCGCGGGCGGCGACGTCTTCGGGCACTTCTCGCTGCCGCACTCGCAGGTCCCCGGCACCGACTGGGCCGGGCTCGTGCACCAGTGGATGGACCAGGTCGCCCGCAGGCGCGGCATCTTCTAG
- a CDS encoding acyl-CoA dehydrogenase family protein, giving the protein MRRTMFEDDHHAFRESARAFVDRALRSNYPRFVEQRGIDRDVWLEAGRQGLLGLEVPEEHGGSGADDYRFNTVFAEELCALSAGVASCLGIHGDVVGRYLVDLCTEEQKRRWLPRFCSGELVTAIGMTEPSGGSDLAALKTTAVRDGSDWVLNGSKTFITNGFSADLVLVAAGTSPDRGARGISLFAVESGTPGFERGRKLDKVGQPESDTAELFFSDVRLPADNLVGEVDRGFAHMMRRLPQERLGAAVSNLAHAAQILVETVEYTKERKAFGQSIGSFQANKFTLAELVTKVDVTQAYVDQCVLAHNAGELTAIDAAKAKFWTADVQNSVLDACVQLHGGYGYMTEYRVARAWMDARVTRIWAGSNEIMKELIGRDLGL; this is encoded by the coding sequence GTGCGGCGCACGATGTTCGAGGACGACCACCACGCGTTCCGCGAGAGCGCGCGGGCGTTCGTGGACCGCGCCCTCCGGTCGAACTACCCCAGGTTCGTGGAGCAGCGCGGCATCGACCGGGACGTGTGGCTGGAGGCGGGCCGCCAGGGGCTGCTGGGCCTGGAGGTCCCCGAGGAGCACGGCGGGTCCGGCGCGGACGACTACCGGTTCAACACCGTGTTCGCCGAGGAGCTGTGCGCGCTCAGCGCGGGCGTCGCCTCCTGCCTGGGCATCCACGGCGACGTCGTCGGCCGCTACCTGGTCGACCTGTGCACCGAGGAGCAGAAGCGGCGCTGGCTGCCCCGGTTCTGCTCCGGCGAGCTGGTCACCGCCATCGGCATGACCGAGCCGTCCGGCGGCTCCGACCTGGCCGCGCTCAAGACCACCGCCGTGCGCGACGGCTCCGACTGGGTGCTCAACGGCTCGAAGACGTTCATCACCAACGGCTTCTCCGCCGACCTCGTCCTCGTCGCCGCCGGCACCAGCCCCGACCGGGGCGCCAGGGGCATCAGCCTGTTCGCCGTCGAGTCCGGCACGCCCGGCTTCGAGCGCGGGCGCAAGCTCGACAAGGTCGGGCAGCCCGAGTCCGACACCGCCGAGCTGTTCTTCTCCGACGTGCGCCTGCCCGCGGACAACCTCGTCGGCGAGGTCGACCGGGGCTTCGCGCACATGATGCGGCGGCTGCCGCAGGAGCGCCTCGGCGCGGCCGTGTCGAACCTCGCGCACGCCGCGCAGATCCTGGTGGAGACGGTCGAGTACACCAAGGAGCGCAAGGCGTTCGGCCAGTCCATCGGCTCGTTCCAGGCCAACAAGTTCACCCTCGCCGAGCTGGTCACCAAGGTCGACGTGACGCAGGCGTACGTGGACCAGTGCGTGCTCGCGCACAACGCGGGCGAGCTCACCGCGATCGACGCCGCCAAGGCCAAGTTCTGGACGGCGGACGTGCAGAACTCGGTGCTGGACGCGTGCGTGCAGCTGCACGGCGGGTACGGGTACATGACCGAGTACCGGGTGGCGCGGGCGTGGATGGACGCGCGGGTGACCCGGATCTGGGCGGGCTCCAACGAGATCATGAAGGAGCTGATCGGGCGCGACCTCGGGCTGTGA
- a CDS encoding substrate-binding domain-containing protein translates to MRPAALLLTVAALLAPAACTTARPPEVRLTALAAPELADLAPLLPDLRRDTGVELVLDHRETLGADLSGHDLAWPPSTRYLRLAGGELPLATPTMTSPLVLAVKRDRAPGLRGGTWADVAQLAAGGGLRFALADPHRADSGLSALIGVATAAAGTGSALRPQDVACDKLGGLLTGLVRAEPDSATALAEFTRRDDVDAVVGHESELLRLADSGRVPGGFDLVRPRDGVVLADYPLLLVRPEHRDAYDRVVAWLRSDAVQRRIAETTARRPVDPALPRPERLSEEIGSALYFPAEQAVVDAVLAAYDRAAAGLRGSVVFVLDYSLSMRGERIARLREVFARLSGGGGFDRFALGERITVVRFAGRVLQERTVVVDGQAALDELAAVLASDDLGEGTALWTALRRGQELAGDGPVVLVTDGESNAGIGPEEYLAGPHGARTYAIRVGEADPAELDRAARASGGRVVDATGPLTEAVGEIRGCR, encoded by the coding sequence GTGAGGCCCGCCGCGCTGCTCCTGACCGTCGCCGCGCTGCTCGCGCCCGCCGCGTGCACGACCGCGCGCCCGCCCGAGGTGCGGCTGACCGCGCTCGCCGCGCCCGAGCTGGCCGACCTCGCCCCGCTGCTGCCCGACCTGCGCCGCGACACCGGCGTCGAGCTGGTGCTCGACCACCGCGAGACGCTCGGCGCCGACCTGTCCGGCCACGACCTGGCGTGGCCGCCCAGCACCCGCTACCTGCGCCTCGCGGGCGGCGAGCTGCCGCTGGCCACCCCGACCATGACCTCGCCGCTGGTGCTCGCCGTCAAGCGCGACCGCGCGCCGGGGCTGCGCGGCGGCACGTGGGCCGACGTCGCCCAGCTCGCCGCCGGTGGCGGGCTGCGGTTCGCGCTGGCCGACCCGCACCGCGCCGACAGCGGCCTGTCCGCGCTGATCGGCGTCGCCACCGCCGCCGCGGGCACCGGGAGCGCGCTGCGCCCGCAGGACGTGGCGTGCGACAAGCTCGGCGGCCTGCTCACCGGGCTGGTGCGGGCCGAACCGGACTCGGCGACCGCGCTGGCCGAGTTCACCCGGCGCGACGACGTGGACGCGGTCGTCGGCCACGAGTCCGAGCTGCTGCGGCTGGCCGACTCCGGGCGGGTGCCCGGCGGGTTCGACCTGGTGCGCCCGCGCGACGGGGTCGTGCTCGCCGACTACCCGCTGCTGCTCGTGCGGCCCGAGCACCGGGACGCGTACGACCGGGTCGTGGCGTGGCTGCGCTCGGACGCGGTGCAGCGGCGGATCGCCGAGACCACCGCGCGCAGGCCCGTCGACCCCGCGCTGCCCCGGCCCGAGCGGCTGTCCGAGGAGATCGGCTCCGCGCTGTACTTCCCGGCCGAGCAGGCCGTGGTGGACGCGGTGCTCGCCGCCTACGACCGGGCGGCGGCCGGGCTGCGGGGGAGCGTGGTGTTCGTCCTGGACTACTCGCTGTCCATGCGCGGGGAGCGGATCGCGCGGCTGCGGGAGGTGTTCGCGCGGCTGTCCGGCGGGGGCGGGTTCGACCGGTTCGCGCTCGGCGAGCGGATCACCGTGGTGCGCTTCGCCGGGCGGGTGCTCCAGGAGCGGACCGTGGTCGTGGACGGGCAGGCCGCGCTGGACGAGCTGGCGGCCGTGCTCGCGTCCGACGACCTCGGCGAGGGCACCGCGCTGTGGACGGCGCTGCGGCGCGGGCAGGAGCTCGCGGGCGACGGGCCCGTCGTGCTGGTCACCGACGGCGAGTCGAACGCGGGCATCGGCCCCGAGGAGTACCTGGCGGGGCCGCACGGGGCGCGCACGTACGCGATCCGGGTGGGCGAGGCCGACCCGGCCGAGCTGGACCGGGCGGCGAGGGCGAGCGGCGGGCGGGTCGTGGACGCGACCGGGCCGCTGACCGAGGCGGTGGGGGAGATCCGTGGCTGTCGATAG
- a CDS encoding 3'-5' exonuclease, translated as MKALLDRVLVVDVEATCWEGAPPGGQVSDIIEIGVCEYDVALGERVERHSLLVRPTRSEVSPFCTSLTTLTQEQVGRGVDFGVACARLRELGSRERVWASYGDYDRNQFQRQCADLGVAYPFGPRHLNVKTLFALSRGLHREVGMAQALALAGLPLDGTHHRGDDDAWNIAALLGTLLVR; from the coding sequence GTGAAGGCGCTGCTGGACCGCGTGCTCGTGGTCGACGTCGAGGCGACCTGCTGGGAGGGCGCGCCGCCCGGTGGGCAGGTCAGCGACATCATCGAGATCGGGGTGTGCGAGTACGACGTCGCGCTCGGCGAGCGGGTCGAGCGGCACTCGCTGCTGGTGCGCCCGACGCGGTCCGAGGTGAGCCCGTTCTGCACGTCGTTGACGACGTTGACGCAGGAGCAGGTCGGGCGCGGGGTGGACTTCGGGGTGGCGTGCGCGCGGTTGCGGGAGCTGGGGTCGCGCGAGCGGGTGTGGGCGAGCTACGGGGACTACGACCGCAACCAGTTCCAGCGGCAGTGCGCCGACCTGGGCGTGGCCTACCCGTTCGGGCCCAGGCACCTGAACGTGAAGACGTTGTTCGCGCTGTCGCGGGGGCTGCACCGGGAGGTCGGCATGGCCCAGGCGCTGGCGCTGGCCGGGTTGCCGCTGGACGGCACGCACCACCGGGGCGACGACGACGCGTGGAACATCGCGGCGCTGCTCGGGACGCTGCTGGTCAGGTGA
- a CDS encoding TetR/AcrR family transcriptional regulator, with protein MATVPERLITAATRLFAAKGYDRVAVQEVVEQAGVTKGAMYHYFGSKDDLLAEIYGRLLRMQTERLEHFAAAEGPVDERLRAAAVDVVVTSVDNFDQAKVYFRCADHLPEDKRLGLRAERRRYHERFRGLVEQGQAEGVFSPAAPADLVVNYFFGAVHHLAEWYSAEGALTAGQVGEHYADLLISSLRA; from the coding sequence ATGGCAACGGTTCCGGAGCGGCTGATCACCGCAGCGACGCGCTTGTTCGCCGCCAAGGGGTACGACCGGGTGGCGGTGCAGGAGGTCGTGGAGCAGGCGGGCGTCACCAAAGGGGCCATGTACCACTACTTCGGGTCCAAGGACGACCTGCTGGCGGAGATCTACGGGCGGCTGCTGCGGATGCAGACGGAGCGCCTGGAGCACTTCGCGGCGGCCGAGGGCCCGGTGGACGAGCGCCTGCGGGCGGCGGCGGTGGACGTCGTGGTGACGAGCGTGGACAACTTCGACCAGGCGAAGGTCTACTTCCGCTGCGCCGACCACCTGCCGGAGGACAAGCGGCTGGGGCTGCGCGCGGAGCGGCGGCGGTACCACGAGCGGTTCCGGGGGTTGGTGGAGCAGGGGCAGGCGGAGGGGGTGTTCTCGCCTGCGGCGCCTGCGGATCTGGTGGTGAACTACTTCTTCGGGGCGGTGCACCACCTGGCCGAGTGGTACAGCGCGGAGGGGGCGCTGACGGCGGGGCAGGTGGGGGAGCACTACGCGGATCTGCTGATCAGCTCTCTGCGGGCTTGA
- a CDS encoding MaoC family dehydratase, whose protein sequence is MVRRFEGLAEFAAAAGEHLGFGPWHEVTQREVDLFAEATGDHQWIHVDVERAAAGPFGGPVAHGYLTLSLIPLLVREVYSVEGVSMGVNYGLNRVRFPSPVLVGMRVRAGVEVVSVSAGGGGGERQAVVRVVIEAEGSAKPACVAETVVLLVP, encoded by the coding sequence ATGGTGCGCAGGTTCGAGGGGTTGGCGGAGTTCGCTGCGGCTGCCGGGGAGCACCTGGGGTTCGGGCCCTGGCACGAGGTGACGCAGCGCGAGGTGGACCTGTTCGCGGAGGCGACGGGGGACCACCAGTGGATCCACGTGGACGTGGAGCGCGCTGCGGCGGGGCCGTTCGGGGGGCCGGTGGCGCACGGGTACTTGACGTTGTCGCTGATCCCGCTGCTGGTGCGGGAGGTGTACTCGGTGGAGGGGGTGTCGATGGGGGTGAACTACGGGCTGAACCGGGTGCGGTTCCCGAGTCCGGTGCTGGTGGGGATGCGGGTGCGGGCTGGGGTGGAGGTGGTGTCGGTGTCCGCGGGCGGGGGTGGCGGGGAGCGGCAGGCGGTGGTTCGGGTGGTGATCGAGGCGGAGGGCTCGGCTAAGCCGGCTTGTGTGGCGGAGACGGTGGTGTTGTTGGTGCCGTGA
- a CDS encoding SDR family oxidoreductase encodes MAEGRVAVVTGAARGIGAAVAARLARDGFAVALLDLDAERCADGVAAIEADGGRALAVGVDVVDRASVDAAVARVAEELGPPVVLVNNAGVLRDNLLFKMSDDDWDTVIGVHLRGAFLMSRAVQAHQVAAGWGRVVNLSSTSALGNRGQANYAAAKAGVQGFTKTLAIELGRFGVTVNAIAPGFIETDMTAATAARVGVDFAEFKAAAAAAIPVGRVGVPEDIAHTASFLVSEGAGFVSGQVVYVAGGPRD; translated from the coding sequence GTGGCCGAGGGACGGGTTGCGGTCGTCACCGGGGCGGCTCGGGGGATCGGGGCCGCGGTGGCCGCCCGGTTGGCGCGGGACGGGTTCGCGGTGGCGCTGCTGGACCTGGACGCGGAGCGGTGCGCGGACGGGGTCGCGGCGATCGAGGCGGACGGCGGGCGCGCGCTGGCGGTGGGCGTGGACGTCGTGGACCGGGCTTCGGTGGACGCGGCGGTGGCGCGGGTGGCCGAGGAGCTGGGGCCGCCGGTGGTGCTGGTGAACAACGCCGGGGTGCTGCGGGACAACCTGCTGTTCAAGATGTCCGACGACGACTGGGACACCGTGATCGGGGTGCACCTGCGCGGGGCGTTCCTGATGAGCCGGGCGGTGCAGGCGCACCAGGTGGCGGCGGGGTGGGGGCGGGTGGTGAACCTGTCGAGCACGTCCGCGCTGGGGAACCGGGGGCAGGCGAACTACGCGGCGGCGAAGGCCGGGGTGCAGGGGTTCACGAAGACGCTGGCGATCGAGCTGGGGCGGTTCGGGGTGACGGTGAACGCGATCGCGCCGGGGTTCATCGAGACCGACATGACGGCGGCGACGGCGGCGCGGGTCGGGGTGGACTTCGCGGAGTTCAAGGCGGCAGCGGCGGCGGCGATCCCGGTGGGGCGGGTCGGGGTGCCGGAGGACATCGCGCACACGGCGTCGTTCCTGGTCAGCGAGGGGGCGGGGTTCGTGTCCGGGCAGGTCGTGTACGTCGCAGGCGGGCCTCGGGACTGA
- a CDS encoding SDR family oxidoreductase — protein sequence MEFTGKVALITGAASGIGAGVARALAGLGARVVVADVDDTAGQAVADGIGGRYTRCDVRDPDALTAAVALTAEHFGGLDLAILNAGISTGMGLGEDFDVERYRAVMGVNLDGVVFGVRAALPALLARGGGRIVVTASMAGLMPVPIDPLYGANKAAVVGLVRSLGPQLAASGVTVNAVCPSFADTAIITGIRDGLTAAGMPIMPVSAVVDAYLAVLRGGEPGECWFVQANRAPEPFAFRTPPGPRTADGARVDLARSGLTTGGTQSQENT from the coding sequence GTGGAGTTCACCGGCAAGGTCGCCCTGATCACCGGAGCCGCCAGCGGCATCGGGGCGGGGGTGGCCAGAGCGCTCGCCGGTCTCGGCGCCAGGGTTGTGGTCGCCGACGTCGACGACACCGCCGGTCAGGCCGTCGCCGACGGGATCGGTGGCCGCTACACCCGCTGCGACGTCCGCGACCCGGACGCCCTCACCGCCGCCGTCGCGCTGACCGCCGAGCACTTCGGCGGCCTCGACCTGGCCATCCTCAACGCGGGCATCTCCACCGGCATGGGCCTCGGCGAGGACTTCGACGTCGAGCGCTACCGCGCCGTCATGGGCGTCAACCTCGACGGCGTCGTCTTCGGCGTGCGCGCGGCGCTGCCCGCGCTCCTGGCGCGCGGCGGCGGGCGGATCGTCGTCACCGCCAGCATGGCGGGCCTCATGCCCGTCCCCATCGACCCCCTCTACGGCGCCAACAAGGCCGCCGTGGTCGGTCTGGTCCGCTCGCTCGGCCCGCAGCTGGCCGCGTCCGGCGTCACGGTCAACGCCGTCTGCCCCTCGTTCGCCGACACCGCCATCATCACCGGCATCCGCGACGGCCTCACCGCCGCCGGGATGCCGATCATGCCGGTGTCCGCCGTGGTCGACGCCTACCTCGCGGTCCTGCGCGGCGGCGAGCCGGGGGAGTGCTGGTTCGTGCAGGCCAACCGCGCCCCCGAGCCGTTCGCCTTCCGCACCCCGCCCGGCCCCCGCACCGCGGACGGCGCGCGGGTCGACCTCGCCCGCTCCGGCCTCACCACCGGCGGAACCCAGTCCCAGGAGAACACCTGA
- a CDS encoding quinone oxidoreductase family protein: MRAVQITEFGGPEVLTQVELPSPTPEPGELLVEVSRAGVNFADTHQTENSYLTRTVLPVVPGGEVVGTTQDGRRVTGLTRGGGYAQFAIVPEVTAFDVPDSVDDLHALSMVAQGATAWLLLRRTAPMRRGETVVVHAAAGGVGTIAVQLARRWGAGRVIATASSEDKRRLALDLGADVALDSTTEDMAAALKDANDGRGVDVVLDMTGGPTTDASIEALGPFGRLAFYGMANRTEPTPVQLVRLMAKSRTVAGLWLQHAFRLPDRPVHRAVAELFELVAAGELRAVAGGDYALSEVRRAHEDLLARRTTGKLLLDPNR, from the coding sequence ATGCGCGCCGTCCAGATCACCGAGTTCGGCGGGCCCGAGGTCCTGACCCAGGTCGAGCTGCCCTCGCCCACCCCCGAGCCGGGGGAGCTGCTCGTCGAGGTCAGCCGGGCGGGCGTGAACTTCGCCGACACCCACCAGACCGAGAACAGCTACCTCACCCGCACGGTCCTGCCGGTGGTCCCCGGCGGCGAGGTCGTCGGCACCACCCAGGACGGCCGCCGCGTCACCGGCCTCACCAGGGGCGGCGGCTACGCCCAGTTCGCGATCGTCCCCGAGGTCACCGCGTTCGACGTCCCCGACTCGGTGGACGACCTGCACGCGCTGAGCATGGTCGCCCAGGGCGCCACGGCCTGGCTGCTGCTGCGCCGCACCGCCCCGATGCGCCGGGGCGAGACCGTCGTCGTCCACGCCGCCGCGGGCGGGGTCGGCACGATCGCGGTCCAGCTGGCCCGCCGCTGGGGCGCGGGCCGGGTGATCGCCACCGCCAGCTCCGAGGACAAGCGCCGCCTCGCGCTGGACCTCGGCGCGGACGTCGCGCTCGACTCCACCACCGAGGACATGGCCGCCGCGCTGAAGGACGCCAACGACGGCCGGGGCGTCGACGTGGTGCTCGACATGACCGGCGGCCCCACCACGGACGCGAGCATCGAGGCGCTCGGGCCGTTCGGCAGGCTCGCCTTCTACGGCATGGCCAACCGCACCGAGCCCACCCCGGTGCAGCTCGTCCGCCTGATGGCCAAGTCCCGCACGGTCGCCGGCCTGTGGCTCCAGCACGCGTTCCGCCTCCCGGACCGCCCGGTGCACCGCGCCGTGGCCGAGCTGTTCGAGCTGGTCGCGGCCGGTGAGCTGCGCGCGGTCGCGGGCGGCGACTACGCCCTGTCCGAGGTCCGGCGCGCCCACGAGGACCTGCTGGCCAGGCGCACCACCGGCAAGCTCCTGCTCGACCCCAACCGCTGA